A genome region from Paradevosia shaoguanensis includes the following:
- a CDS encoding sugar ABC transporter ATP-binding protein, with the protein MLALSGMTKRFGATNALEDVSLSLSGGEVLGLVGHNGAGKSTLIKIVAGAQPADGGTIAVDGQGMHFASPHDAYAAGIRVIHQDAPLVPSFDTIDNCFLGRPYPRRFGTIDRKAMREAIARHAREIAPDLPLDLPVAFLPPAEKQFVRLLRAVSDEGRFLILDEPTAALPAEDAHRFFAVLERMRARGTAIILVSHRLDEIAEFCDRAIVLRDGRVATELPKAELTVARLVTAMGGSHPTADDRPAIAADAQVILDISGLTTSELKTPGSLKVRAGEVVALYGLSGSGRSSLLHALWGAEPSRTGSVTIEGQAYRPRSPRDAVRTGISYVPADRHRTGLFGSLDLVFNKTLPLLSSYRVTPSLPIPDRKAERSAFLVAAERVSMAFRSPGQLARTLSGGNQQKLIFSRWANRHSRVMLLDEPTEGVDVMAKQAIKEIIRAIAADGNAVLVSTSDREEALELGDRVLVFRDGAIVQSFERAQASPEALSTAAQAKAKAS; encoded by the coding sequence TTGCTTGCCCTATCCGGCATGACCAAGCGCTTCGGCGCCACCAACGCCCTCGAAGATGTGAGCCTCTCACTCTCCGGGGGCGAAGTTTTGGGTCTGGTCGGCCATAACGGCGCCGGCAAATCGACGCTCATCAAGATCGTCGCCGGCGCGCAGCCGGCCGATGGCGGCACCATCGCCGTCGACGGCCAGGGCATGCATTTCGCCTCGCCCCACGATGCCTATGCGGCCGGCATTCGCGTCATCCACCAGGATGCGCCGCTCGTGCCGAGCTTCGACACCATCGACAATTGCTTCCTCGGCCGCCCCTATCCCAGGCGGTTCGGCACCATCGACCGCAAGGCGATGCGCGAAGCCATCGCGCGCCATGCCCGCGAGATCGCGCCTGACCTGCCGCTCGACCTGCCCGTGGCCTTCCTGCCGCCCGCCGAAAAACAGTTCGTGCGTCTCCTGCGCGCGGTGTCTGACGAAGGCCGCTTCCTCATTCTCGATGAGCCCACCGCTGCACTCCCGGCCGAAGATGCGCACCGCTTCTTCGCCGTGCTCGAGCGTATGCGCGCCCGCGGCACTGCCATCATCCTCGTCAGCCACCGGCTCGACGAGATCGCCGAATTCTGCGACCGCGCCATCGTCCTCAGGGACGGGCGTGTCGCTACCGAATTGCCTAAGGCCGAGCTCACCGTTGCGCGCCTCGTCACCGCCATGGGCGGCAGCCATCCGACGGCCGATGATCGCCCTGCCATTGCCGCGGACGCCCAGGTTATCCTCGACATATCCGGTCTCACGACGAGCGAACTCAAGACGCCCGGGAGCCTCAAGGTCCGCGCAGGCGAAGTCGTCGCGCTCTACGGCCTTTCCGGCTCCGGCCGATCGAGCCTGCTCCACGCCCTCTGGGGTGCCGAACCAAGCCGGACGGGCTCCGTGACCATTGAGGGCCAGGCCTACCGCCCGCGCTCACCGCGCGACGCCGTGCGCACCGGCATTTCCTACGTCCCCGCCGACCGCCATCGCACTGGCCTCTTCGGCAGCCTCGACCTCGTCTTCAACAAGACGCTGCCTCTGCTCTCGAGCTATCGCGTCACGCCGTCGCTGCCGATCCCCGACCGGAAGGCCGAGCGCTCAGCCTTCCTGGTCGCCGCCGAACGCGTCTCCATGGCCTTCCGTTCGCCCGGCCAGCTTGCCCGCACGCTTTCGGGCGGCAACCAGCAGAAGCTCATCTTCTCGCGCTGGGCCAACCGTCATTCGCGCGTCATGCTGCTCGATGAACCCACCGAGGGCGTCGACGTCATGGCCAAGCAGGCCATCAAGGAAATCATTCGCGCTATCGCAGCCGACGGCAACGCGGTGCTCGTTTCCACCTCCGATCGCGAGGAGGCGCTGGAGCTGGGCGACCGCGTGCTGGTCTTCCGCGACGGCGCCATCGTCCAATCCTTCGAGCGGGCGCAGGCCTCGCCCGAGGCTCTTTCTACCGCCGCGCAGGCCAAGGCTAAGGCATCGTGA
- a CDS encoding ABC transporter permease, with the protein MTAFNLSRFGTLIAFVLLCVAFSIAAPQAFASQGNVYNLIQQMATLAIVATAATLVMTIGEFDLSVGFSASLAAVICFALFGQGYDVWLAVPAALLAGIVAGAANGILVARFGIPSFVATLALGTILSGLAFGASGGASMFKNVPDGFKTLARGDLFGIPVLAFWIVAVLGIASFVLTQTEFGRRLRAIGGNPQAARLAGLPVLRDVIVTFAIAGGLSALAGLLLASRLGSVQHTMGEPLLLPAYAAVFIGTTASPTGSPTVIGTLLGVAITGVLANGMTILGVDPFIQKIMTGVIIIVAVLLRRMGRTAQ; encoded by the coding sequence GTGACTGCATTCAATCTCAGCCGCTTCGGCACCCTGATCGCCTTCGTCCTGCTCTGCGTGGCCTTTTCCATCGCCGCACCGCAGGCCTTTGCCAGCCAGGGCAACGTCTACAATCTCATCCAGCAGATGGCGACGCTGGCCATCGTCGCAACCGCCGCAACGCTGGTCATGACCATTGGCGAGTTCGATCTCTCTGTCGGCTTTTCCGCCTCGCTTGCCGCCGTTATCTGCTTTGCGCTTTTCGGCCAGGGCTATGACGTCTGGCTCGCCGTTCCCGCCGCACTCCTTGCCGGCATCGTCGCGGGCGCGGCCAATGGCATCCTCGTCGCCCGGTTCGGCATCCCGTCTTTTGTCGCCACATTGGCGCTCGGCACCATCCTTTCTGGCCTCGCCTTTGGAGCCTCGGGCGGCGCGAGCATGTTCAAGAACGTACCGGATGGCTTCAAGACGCTGGCGCGCGGCGACCTCTTCGGCATTCCGGTCCTGGCCTTCTGGATTGTCGCTGTCCTCGGCATTGCCAGCTTCGTCCTGACCCAGACCGAATTCGGCCGGCGCCTGCGCGCCATCGGCGGCAACCCGCAGGCCGCCCGCCTTGCAGGCCTGCCGGTGCTACGCGACGTCATCGTCACCTTCGCCATTGCCGGCGGCCTTTCGGCTCTCGCCGGCCTGCTGCTCGCCTCGCGCCTCGGCAGCGTGCAGCACACAATGGGCGAGCCGCTGCTGCTGCCCGCCTATGCTGCGGTCTTCATCGGCACCACCGCCTCGCCGACCGGCTCGCCCACCGTTATCGGCACCCTGCTCGGCGTCGCCATCACTGGCGTCCTCGCCAACGGCATGACCATTTTGGGCGTCGACCCTTTCATCCAAAAGATCATGACCGGCGTCATCATCATCGTTGCGGTGCTGCTGCGCCGCATGGGCCGGACCGCGCAATGA
- a CDS encoding xylulokinase — protein MTSPTDPILVFDIGSSGLKAALFAADGTMLDSDEVAYPPGSHPHRQSPEGWWEAAVEAVGHLPPLRVSAIVLSGTMENLIAVDGDGNALGEALLYSDPCGAAYVEAYRDRIDPRIAGNAPEPLMTAFKLAWLREHEPEHYAAAERFLPGSKDFVAYRLTGKYVTDPTCAATTGLMDLAARDWSDDLLTLFEIERARLPVILPAATVIGTLSEEAAELLHLDPGIPVINGCGDGGATTVGSGADRADDISLYLGTTGWVARIVPPAQSAAPRPFYRLPHPFTDDIIEIAPILSAGAAADWARTAVGSDIPKGEALAEAADRQPGNALFLPYLHGERSPFIDLDVRAAFLNVSGTDGPGELYYAALEGVAFAISANIAAMGELGSGSVSLVGGGALSAVWPQIIADVLRAPITRPASPVNATSFGAFRIALRALGHDDAETSFSVVATPRPDRYERLDRQRQLFDAGTAFARTLGR, from the coding sequence ATGACCTCTCCGACCGATCCCATTCTCGTCTTCGATATCGGCTCGTCCGGCCTCAAGGCCGCGCTCTTTGCCGCCGACGGCACCATGCTCGACAGCGACGAAGTCGCCTATCCGCCCGGTTCGCACCCGCATCGCCAATCGCCCGAAGGCTGGTGGGAAGCGGCCGTCGAAGCGGTCGGCCACCTGCCGCCCCTGCGCGTCTCGGCCATCGTCCTCAGCGGCACGATGGAAAACCTCATCGCCGTCGATGGCGACGGCAATGCGCTGGGCGAAGCCCTGCTCTATTCCGATCCCTGCGGCGCCGCCTATGTGGAGGCCTATCGCGACCGCATCGATCCCCGGATCGCCGGCAACGCGCCCGAGCCGCTGATGACCGCGTTCAAGCTCGCTTGGCTGCGCGAGCACGAGCCTGAGCATTATGCCGCCGCCGAGCGGTTCCTCCCCGGCTCCAAGGATTTCGTGGCCTATAGGCTCACCGGCAAATACGTCACCGACCCGACCTGCGCCGCGACCACGGGCCTGATGGACCTCGCCGCCCGCGACTGGTCCGACGACCTCCTCACCCTTTTCGAGATCGAGCGCGCCCGCCTGCCCGTCATCCTCCCGGCAGCCACAGTCATTGGTACGTTGTCCGAGGAAGCGGCCGAGCTGCTCCATCTCGATCCGGGCATTCCCGTCATCAACGGCTGCGGTGATGGCGGGGCCACGACCGTCGGCAGCGGCGCCGACCGTGCCGACGATATCAGCCTCTATCTGGGCACCACCGGCTGGGTCGCCCGCATCGTGCCGCCCGCCCAGTCGGCCGCGCCGCGCCCCTTCTATCGCCTTCCGCATCCCTTCACCGACGATATCATCGAGATCGCGCCAATCCTTTCGGCAGGCGCGGCCGCCGACTGGGCCCGCACCGCGGTCGGCAGCGATATTCCCAAGGGCGAGGCGCTGGCCGAGGCTGCCGACCGGCAGCCCGGCAACGCGCTCTTCCTGCCCTATCTCCACGGCGAACGCTCCCCGTTCATCGACCTGGACGTGCGGGCGGCCTTTCTCAATGTCTCCGGCACCGATGGCCCGGGCGAGCTCTACTACGCCGCCCTCGAAGGCGTCGCCTTCGCCATCAGCGCCAATATCGCGGCGATGGGCGAACTCGGCAGTGGCTCGGTCAGCCTTGTCGGTGGCGGCGCGCTCAGCGCGGTCTGGCCTCAGATCATCGCCGACGTCCTGCGCGCTCCCATCACGCGCCCGGCAAGCCCGGTAAACGCCACCAGCTTCGGCGCCTTCCGCATCGCCCTGCGTGCCCTCGGACACGACGATGCCGAAACCAGCTTTTCGGTCGTCGCCACCCCGCGCCCCGACCGCTACGAACGCCTCGATCGCCAGCGCCAGCTTTTCGATGCCGGCACGGCTTTCGCCCGAACGCTCGGCAGGTAG
- a CDS encoding biotin transporter BioY: MALTLTTPNTILGVLEPKAGTNKMVATAFTVLAGTILMAVSARINIPLIPVPVTFQTLVVAALSAAFGWRVGVATVVAYIAEGLLGLPVFSRGGGIGYLFSPTFGFIVGMIPMAYVIGRAADAGLSRKPIALFGTMVAADALCFAFGFVWLLALAAGTTWIDQTNILGSAFAVAVQPFIVWDIIKMAFAAMTVTGAWALLSSRKA, translated from the coding sequence ATGGCGCTAACTCTTACGACCCCGAACACCATCCTGGGCGTGCTCGAGCCGAAGGCCGGCACCAACAAGATGGTCGCTACCGCTTTCACCGTTCTCGCCGGCACGATCCTGATGGCGGTCTCCGCTCGGATCAATATTCCGCTGATTCCGGTTCCCGTGACTTTCCAGACCTTGGTCGTAGCCGCCCTTTCCGCCGCCTTCGGCTGGCGCGTGGGCGTGGCGACCGTCGTCGCCTATATCGCCGAGGGCCTGCTCGGCCTCCCCGTCTTCTCGCGTGGTGGCGGCATCGGCTACCTCTTCTCGCCGACCTTCGGCTTCATCGTCGGCATGATCCCCATGGCTTATGTCATCGGCCGCGCCGCCGATGCTGGCCTCTCGCGCAAGCCCATCGCCCTTTTCGGTACGATGGTCGCCGCCGACGCCCTCTGCTTCGCCTTCGGTTTCGTCTGGCTCCTGGCCCTCGCGGCCGGCACCACCTGGATCGACCAGACCAACATCCTGGGCTCGGCTTTCGCCGTGGCCGTCCAGCCGTTCATCGTCTGGGACATCATCAAGATGGCTTTCGCTGCGATGACCGTCACCGGCGCCTGGGCCCTGCTGAGCAGCCGCAAGGCCTGA
- a CDS encoding MBL fold metallo-hydrolase, whose product MTSAPAFSTDFDPQTGRPVAAAPGLVRLTAPNASPYTFTGTNTFLLGERSVAILDPGPDSNEHLNAILDAIAGRPVEAILLTHTHKDHSSLVPKLRAATGAPVWFGGRHRLSRPLRPFEINTLSRSCDWDLVPDRVLTHGERISIDKLALEVIATPGHCANHLAFGLVGTPHLLTGDHIMGWNSTLVAVPDGSMRDYFTSLDRVIATPYRHYHPAHGGPIADGAAYARALKGHREARNMQIVAAVEDGARTIMAVVTRIYPQQSLAIRHAAAMTVRAHAEYLADLGALRMRRTLFGTRLLPA is encoded by the coding sequence ATGACTTCCGCCCCAGCGTTCAGCACCGATTTCGATCCCCAGACCGGCCGCCCGGTTGCCGCTGCGCCCGGCCTCGTGCGCCTTACCGCGCCCAATGCCAGCCCCTATACCTTCACCGGCACCAACACGTTTCTCCTCGGTGAGAGAAGCGTCGCGATCCTCGACCCCGGCCCGGACAGCAACGAGCACCTCAATGCGATTCTCGATGCCATCGCCGGCCGACCGGTCGAAGCCATCCTCCTCACGCATACGCACAAAGATCACTCCTCACTCGTCCCGAAACTGCGCGCGGCAACCGGCGCACCGGTCTGGTTCGGTGGCCGCCATCGCCTGTCGCGCCCCTTGCGTCCTTTCGAGATCAACACGCTCTCGCGCTCCTGCGACTGGGACCTCGTGCCCGACCGCGTGCTCACCCATGGCGAGCGCATAAGCATCGACAAGCTCGCCCTCGAGGTCATTGCGACCCCCGGGCATTGTGCCAACCACCTCGCCTTCGGCCTGGTCGGGACGCCGCACCTGCTTACCGGCGATCACATCATGGGTTGGAATTCGACGCTCGTGGCCGTGCCCGATGGCTCGATGCGCGACTACTTCACCTCGCTCGATCGCGTCATCGCTACACCCTACCGGCACTACCACCCCGCTCATGGCGGCCCGATTGCGGACGGCGCTGCCTATGCCCGCGCGCTGAAAGGGCATCGCGAGGCGCGCAACATGCAGATCGTGGCGGCTGTCGAGGACGGCGCCCGCACCATCATGGCCGTGGTCACCCGCATCTATCCGCAGCAATCGCTGGCCATCCGCCACGCGGCGGCAATGACGGTGCGGGCGCATGCCGAATATCTCGCAGATCTCGGAGCCCTGCGCATGCGTCGCACCCTTTTCGGGACGCGGCTGCTGCCGGCCTGA
- a CDS encoding DUF1499 domain-containing protein yields MRILIRTSKWAIWARRLASFAVPLAVIPVVLHRQQVITTEAFHTMALVALIVAGLSLFLSLGALVRLWITGDRGWDRAFGGLILSLLCLAPFVYGFIEASRYPRVTDVSTSQDLKLALLAPAPSVDPTVDQAAIEAAFPNAHTRIYPLDAPRLYEVVSKLVNDWGWDVRLRQAPPTARGTGQIDAVVTTWLGWRDAVAIRVSTGGEGGVVDMRSASLTPSLSDLGANGKRIEEFLLALDSAVTTVLRNSVLVPAPRGAEGDTPPPVQGGTRSDVVVPADRPADLRPPPPEPFDTEAPPQE; encoded by the coding sequence ATGCGCATACTGATCCGGACGTCCAAATGGGCAATCTGGGCCCGGCGCCTGGCAAGCTTTGCCGTGCCGCTGGCCGTGATTCCGGTCGTCCTGCATCGCCAGCAGGTCATCACCACCGAGGCGTTCCATACAATGGCGCTGGTGGCGCTGATCGTAGCGGGGCTGTCGCTGTTCCTTAGCCTGGGTGCCCTGGTCCGGCTCTGGATCACGGGTGATCGCGGCTGGGACCGCGCCTTTGGTGGCCTTATCCTCAGCCTTCTCTGCCTTGCGCCCTTCGTCTACGGCTTCATCGAGGCCTCGCGCTATCCGCGCGTTACCGACGTTTCGACCAGCCAGGACCTCAAGCTGGCGCTGCTCGCACCCGCGCCCAGCGTCGATCCCACGGTGGATCAGGCGGCGATAGAGGCTGCCTTTCCCAATGCCCATACCCGTATTTATCCGCTCGATGCGCCGCGCCTCTATGAAGTGGTGAGCAAGCTGGTCAACGATTGGGGCTGGGACGTGCGGCTGCGCCAGGCGCCGCCGACGGCGCGCGGTACCGGCCAGATCGATGCCGTGGTCACGACCTGGCTGGGCTGGCGCGATGCGGTGGCGATCAGGGTCAGCACGGGGGGCGAAGGCGGCGTGGTCGACATGCGCTCGGCCTCGCTGACGCCGAGCCTTTCCGACCTCGGCGCCAACGGCAAGCGCATCGAGGAATTCCTGCTGGCGCTCGATAGCGCAGTGACGACAGTGCTGCGCAACAGCGTGCTGGTGCCTGCGCCTCGGGGCGCCGAGGGCGATACGCCGCCGCCGGTGCAGGGTGGCACGCGCAGCGACGTTGTCGTGCCCGCCGATCGCCCCGCCGACCTGCGTCCGCCACCGCCCGAGCCCTTCGACACCGAAGCCCCGCCGCAGGAGTGA
- the pdxH gene encoding pyridoxamine 5'-phosphate oxidase — MTAERTLTDRLLDDADQAPIDPFDLFEEWFAAARASEPNDPHAMAIATVDADGLPDVRMVLLNAHDRRGFAFFTNFESAKGRELLAHPKAAFVMHWKSLRRQFRVRGAVEIVDAAEADAYFHSRARGSQIASSASEQSRPLKSRAELMERVDALTKKLGEDEVPRPAHWSGFRIVPREIEFWKDGEFRLHDRFLFTQDAAGDWRRQRLNP; from the coding sequence ATGACTGCCGAAAGAACTCTTACCGACCGTCTGCTGGATGACGCCGATCAGGCGCCCATCGATCCGTTCGATCTGTTCGAGGAATGGTTCGCCGCCGCCAGGGCGAGCGAGCCCAACGATCCCCACGCCATGGCCATCGCCACCGTCGATGCCGACGGACTGCCGGATGTGCGCATGGTGCTGCTCAACGCCCATGACCGGCGCGGTTTCGCTTTCTTCACCAATTTCGAGAGTGCCAAGGGACGCGAATTGCTGGCCCATCCCAAGGCCGCTTTCGTGATGCACTGGAAATCCCTGCGCCGCCAGTTCCGCGTGCGCGGGGCCGTCGAGATTGTCGACGCTGCCGAGGCCGATGCCTATTTCCACAGCCGCGCCCGCGGCTCGCAGATCGCTTCGAGCGCATCGGAGCAGTCGCGTCCGCTGAAAAGCCGTGCCGAGCTGATGGAACGCGTCGATGCGCTGACCAAGAAGCTGGGCGAGGATGAAGTGCCGAGGCCGGCACATTGGTCGGGCTTCCGCATCGTGCCCAGGGAAATCGAGTTCTGGAAGGATGGCGAGTTCCGCCTGCACGACCGCTTCCTGTTCACGCAGGATGCCGCCGGCGACTGGCGGCGTCAGCGCCTCAATCCCTGA
- a CDS encoding DnaJ C-terminal domain-containing protein, which produces MRDPYTVLGVPRSASEKDIKSAYRKLAKAYHPDQNKDDPKAHAKFAEATAAYDLLNDKEKRGQFDRGEIDAEGNPRFAGFGNGGGFSGGARGSRSAGGGSANFSAEDILKEFMSGFGGQGRQTRTNQSWDPFTGSAGPGASTAKGEDVAATVAVSLEDANKAASVPVRMPTGKVLSVKLPEKVEENQQIRLKGQGHPSAYGGEPGDAIVTVKFAHHKTFRRDGRDLRVDVPITLYEAVLGAKVRVPTLDGSVELNLPAGVDTLKSLRLKGKGLYGDGDLYANVKIVLPEGGDPDLESLMRFWKDQKPYKVRE; this is translated from the coding sequence ATGCGCGATCCATACACAGTGCTTGGGGTGCCGCGCTCGGCGAGTGAGAAGGACATCAAGTCCGCCTACCGGAAACTGGCCAAGGCGTATCACCCCGACCAGAACAAGGACGACCCAAAGGCCCACGCCAAGTTCGCCGAGGCCACGGCTGCCTATGACCTTCTCAATGACAAGGAGAAGCGTGGGCAGTTCGATCGCGGCGAGATCGACGCGGAGGGCAATCCACGCTTTGCCGGCTTCGGCAATGGCGGCGGCTTCAGCGGCGGTGCGCGCGGCTCCCGCAGCGCTGGCGGTGGCTCGGCCAATTTCTCGGCCGAGGACATCCTCAAGGAATTCATGAGCGGCTTTGGCGGCCAGGGCCGCCAGACCCGGACGAACCAGAGCTGGGATCCCTTCACCGGCTCGGCCGGCCCGGGCGCCTCGACAGCCAAGGGCGAGGACGTGGCGGCAACCGTCGCCGTCTCGCTCGAAGACGCCAACAAGGCGGCTTCGGTGCCGGTGCGGATGCCCACGGGCAAGGTGCTCTCGGTCAAGCTGCCGGAAAAGGTCGAGGAGAACCAGCAGATCCGCCTCAAGGGCCAGGGTCATCCCTCGGCCTATGGCGGGGAGCCGGGCGACGCGATCGTCACGGTCAAGTTCGCCCACCACAAGACCTTCCGCCGCGACGGCCGCGACCTGCGGGTCGATGTACCGATCACACTCTATGAAGCCGTGCTCGGCGCCAAGGTGCGCGTCCCGACGCTCGACGGCTCGGTGGAACTCAACCTCCCCGCCGGCGTCGACACCCTCAAATCCCTCCGCCTCAAGGGCAAGGGCCTCTACGGCGACGGCGACCTCTACGCCAACGTCAAGATCGTCCTCCCCGAAGGCGGCGACCCCGACCTCGAAAGCCTGATGCGATTCTGGAAGGACCAGAAGCCGTATAAGGTGCGGGAGTAA
- a CDS encoding IS110 family transposase, which translates to MVLEASGVYDKSLRAGLALAGIGHVRVNPQRARDFARASGRLAKTDALDAAMLAEMGRALRLVADPLPEAGRERLGLLSRRRDQLVAMRTQEKQRRIEITDSFIGADLDRHMAGLNQAIAAIEVEIQNQIGSDAALAQDQALIRSVPGIGPVTASVLAALMPELGRRSGKQIATLAGLAPLNNDSGLRRGQRSIRGGRRRVRQALYMAAVASLRTQSPLNAFYHRLRQAGKPPKPALVALARKLLVTINAIMKTRTSFAT; encoded by the coding sequence GTGGTGCTGGAGGCGAGCGGGGTTTACGACAAGAGCTTGCGCGCCGGACTGGCGCTGGCCGGGATCGGCCATGTCCGGGTCAATCCGCAGCGGGCCCGTGACTTTGCGCGGGCGAGCGGCCGGCTCGCCAAGACCGATGCGCTCGATGCGGCCATGCTTGCCGAAATGGGCCGGGCCCTGCGCCTCGTGGCCGACCCGCTGCCCGAGGCCGGACGCGAGCGGCTCGGCCTGCTCAGCCGCCGCCGCGACCAGTTGGTGGCCATGCGCACCCAGGAAAAGCAGCGCCGGATCGAGATAACCGATTCCTTCATCGGCGCCGACCTGGACCGGCACATGGCCGGCCTCAACCAGGCCATCGCCGCCATCGAGGTCGAAATCCAGAACCAGATCGGCAGCGATGCCGCCCTGGCACAGGACCAGGCCCTGATCCGCTCGGTGCCCGGCATCGGCCCGGTCACCGCCTCTGTCCTGGCCGCCCTGATGCCCGAACTGGGCCGACGCTCGGGCAAGCAGATCGCCACCCTGGCCGGGTTGGCCCCGCTCAACAACGATAGCGGCCTACGGCGCGGACAGCGCTCCATCCGCGGGGGCCGCCGCCGCGTCCGCCAGGCCCTCTACATGGCCGCCGTTGCATCCTTGCGAACACAATCGCCTCTCAACGCCTTCTACCACCGTCTGCGCCAGGCCGGAAAACCACCCAAGCCCGCCCTCGTCGCCCTCGCCAGAAAGCTCCTCGTCACCATCAACGCCATCATGAAAACCCGAACAAGCTTCGCAACCTGA
- a CDS encoding L-threonylcarbamoyladenylate synthase — protein sequence MIDPQSVEEAAAILLSGRVCAFPTETVYGLGADATNSDAVLAIYETKGRPRFNPLIVHCANLDMAESLAEFSPLARQLAKAWPGPLTLVLPQRAGNKISDIVTAGLDTIAIRIPDHPLALELIRTAGRPLAAPSANPSGRLSPTNAYQVRIGFGGRVPVLDGGPCQAGVESTILKVDGDKVVQLRAGALAREEAERLLGRRIEAAEHDAAIAAPGMLASHYAPEATLRLNAEAPFADEAYLAFGPAPSTDRPMLNLSPTARLHEAARNLFAMLHELDGSGVKRIAVAPIPEEGLGEAINDRLQRAAAPRS from the coding sequence ATGATCGATCCGCAAAGCGTCGAGGAAGCAGCCGCCATCCTGCTCTCGGGGCGCGTCTGTGCCTTCCCGACCGAGACGGTCTACGGCCTGGGCGCTGACGCCACCAATTCCGATGCCGTGCTCGCCATCTACGAAACCAAGGGCAGGCCGCGCTTCAACCCGCTGATCGTCCACTGCGCCAATCTCGATATGGCCGAGAGCCTGGCCGAGTTCTCGCCCCTGGCGCGGCAGCTGGCCAAGGCATGGCCGGGGCCACTGACGCTGGTGCTGCCGCAGAGGGCGGGCAACAAGATTTCAGATATCGTGACGGCGGGGCTCGATACGATCGCTATCCGCATTCCCGACCATCCGCTGGCGCTCGAGCTCATCCGTACTGCGGGCCGGCCGCTGGCTGCGCCATCGGCCAATCCCTCGGGTCGCCTGTCGCCCACCAATGCCTACCAGGTCCGCATCGGCTTCGGCGGCCGCGTGCCCGTGCTCGACGGCGGGCCGTGCCAGGCCGGCGTGGAATCGACGATCCTCAAGGTCGATGGCGACAAGGTCGTGCAGTTGCGCGCTGGGGCCTTGGCGCGCGAGGAGGCCGAACGACTGCTCGGTCGTCGCATCGAAGCCGCCGAGCATGATGCCGCCATCGCGGCGCCGGGCATGCTGGCCAGCCACTATGCGCCGGAGGCAACACTGCGGCTCAATGCCGAGGCGCCGTTCGCCGACGAGGCCTATCTCGCCTTTGGGCCGGCTCCATCGACGGATCGGCCGATGCTCAATCTCTCGCCCACCGCACGGTTGCATGAGGCAGCGCGCAATCTCTTTGCCATGCTCCATGAACTGGATGGCAGCGGCGTCAAGCGGATCGCCGTGGCGCCGATCCCCGAAGAGGGTTTGGGCGAGGCGATCAATGACCGCCTGCAGCGCGCGGCGGCTCCGCGCAGCTAG
- a CDS encoding histone deacetylase family protein, translating into MTTLLISQANFDSHVTPSGHPERAERIRAVERALADERFAPLVRRWAPSGDLSLASLVHDPEYLARLRDVRPAEGIGRIDEDTFISAGSLDAAATGLGGALAALDAVAMGEVDNAFCAIRPPGHHAEIRNPMGFCLFNTVAIAAREAQRKYGAERIAIVDFDVHHGNGTQDIFKDDPTVFYASSHQMPLYPGTGSPNEHGVGNILNAALQAGTNGEAMRIAYLESLLPAVDAFAPDFLFISAGFDADYRDPLAQLNWKPEDYAWLTGKLMDIAERRCSNRIVSLLEGGYDLHGLADGVTSHVTMLQDGALRNAH; encoded by the coding sequence ATGACCACGCTTCTCATAAGCCAAGCCAATTTCGACAGCCATGTGACGCCGTCCGGCCATCCGGAACGCGCCGAACGTATTCGCGCGGTCGAAAGGGCGCTCGCCGACGAGCGCTTCGCGCCCCTCGTTCGGCGCTGGGCGCCATCGGGCGACCTGTCGCTGGCCAGCCTCGTGCACGATCCCGAATACCTGGCCCGGCTGCGCGATGTCCGCCCGGCCGAGGGGATCGGCCGGATCGACGAGGACACCTTCATCTCCGCCGGCTCGCTCGACGCCGCCGCTACCGGTCTCGGCGGCGCGCTTGCCGCGCTCGATGCGGTGGCGATGGGCGAGGTCGACAACGCCTTCTGCGCCATCCGCCCCCCCGGCCACCACGCCGAAATCCGCAACCCGATGGGTTTCTGCCTCTTCAACACGGTCGCCATCGCCGCCCGCGAGGCGCAGCGCAAATACGGGGCCGAGCGCATCGCGATAGTCGATTTCGACGTGCACCACGGCAACGGCACGCAGGATATCTTCAAGGACGACCCCACCGTCTTCTACGCCTCAAGCCACCAGATGCCGCTCTATCCCGGCACGGGGAGCCCCAACGAGCACGGCGTCGGCAACATTCTCAATGCCGCGCTCCAGGCCGGTACGAATGGCGAGGCCATGCGGATCGCCTATCTCGAGTCGCTGCTGCCGGCAGTCGATGCCTTCGCGCCCGATTTCCTCTTCATCTCGGCCGGGTTCGATGCCGACTATCGCGATCCTCTCGCCCAGCTCAACTGGAAGCCGGAGGATTATGCCTGGCTCACCGGCAAGCTGATGGACATTGCCGAGCGCCGCTGTTCCAACCGCATCGTCTCGCTGCTCGAAGGTGGATATGACCTCCACGGCCTCGCCGACGGGGTGACAAGCCATGTCACAATGCTACAAGACGGCGCTCTGCGAAACGCCCACTAG